Proteins found in one Alteromonas macleodii genomic segment:
- the dusB gene encoding tRNA dihydrouridine synthase DusB, which translates to MRIGPYELENNLMLAPMAGVTDRPFRQLCKRLGAGLVVSEMLSSNPKVWNTAKSQARMNHEGEEGIRSVQIAGADPELMAQAAQFNVDNGAQIIDINMGCPAKKVNKKLAGSALLQYPDTVEAIIKAVVNAVDVPVTLKIRTGWNPENRNGVDIARIAEQNGIQSLAVHGRTRACMYKGEAEYSTIRQIKAAISIPVIANGDITSPEKAQEVLNYTGADGVMIGRGAQGKPWIFKQIQHYLETGENLAPPPLSEQYEILHEHVANVQDFYGDIAGVRIARKHVGWYLAEHDTDRQFRKTFNAIDDANEQLDALNAYFQALQTRETRQISPAA; encoded by the coding sequence ATGCGAATTGGACCTTACGAGTTAGAAAACAATTTGATGTTGGCCCCCATGGCTGGCGTAACAGACAGACCGTTTCGCCAACTTTGTAAGCGCCTTGGTGCAGGGCTTGTTGTTTCAGAAATGCTTTCGAGTAATCCGAAGGTGTGGAACACAGCTAAATCACAAGCGCGTATGAATCATGAGGGTGAAGAAGGCATTCGCTCTGTACAGATAGCTGGGGCTGACCCTGAGCTTATGGCTCAAGCGGCACAATTTAATGTAGATAACGGTGCGCAAATCATCGACATCAACATGGGTTGTCCTGCTAAAAAGGTCAATAAGAAGCTAGCAGGTTCTGCGCTTCTTCAATACCCAGACACAGTGGAAGCGATTATTAAAGCAGTAGTTAATGCTGTAGATGTACCCGTGACACTGAAAATTCGTACCGGCTGGAACCCAGAAAATCGCAATGGGGTAGACATTGCCCGCATTGCAGAGCAAAACGGCATACAGTCGCTTGCTGTTCATGGCAGAACGCGAGCTTGTATGTATAAAGGAGAAGCTGAATACAGCACCATACGTCAAATAAAGGCGGCAATTTCAATTCCGGTTATTGCAAATGGTGACATTACTTCTCCAGAGAAAGCACAAGAGGTGCTGAATTACACCGGTGCAGATGGCGTAATGATAGGTCGCGGCGCGCAAGGTAAGCCTTGGATATTTAAACAAATCCAACATTATCTTGAAACGGGCGAGAACCTAGCACCACCGCCGCTGTCAGAGCAATATGAGATTTTGCACGAGCATGTAGCTAATGTGCAGGACTTTTATGGCGACATAGCCGGTGTAAGAATTGCCCGTAAGCACGTGGGCTGGTATCTCGCGGAGCACGATACGGATCGTCAGTTTCGTAAAACGTTTAACGCTATCGATGACGCGAATGAGCAACTCGATGCACTAAATGCATATTTTCAAGCGCTGCAGACACGAGAGACCCGACAGATCTCTCCCGCAGCATAG
- a CDS encoding amidase, whose amino-acid sequence MLKQWYLLAVTLLCTACVSQSHYEDSDSERWLDEPAYLQAQAIAQGDITSAELVSGYLARIGELDKKTNSVLALNPNALAEAKSIDKQFASGAELGPLAGIPVLLKDNIESAEMPTTAGSMALINNDTGRDAPIVAKLKAAGAIILGKTNLSEWANFRSESSISGWSAVGGLTRNPHILSRSACGSSSGSGAAMSLRLASLAVGTETNGSIICPASINGVVGFKPTVGLLSRTHIVPISFSQDTAGPMTSNVQDAWLMTAVMAGEDASDSATENTASHQPNVPSSKMLATDLKGKRIGVVRYRQGDNPHVLQVYESALNQLRASGATLVDISDFSQPDSFWADSYNVLLSEFHHSINEYLSGSPAELPARNLSELIAFNNQTERELALFNQDIFEKSLDAASIDSEAYQSALRLIQDTAGKNGIDALLAKHNVDVLVAPSNSPSFLIDGVYGDHSPAGFIGIGYLAAVAGYPHLTVPAGEVKGLPVGISFIGAKWKDEDVLKIGKVFEAKHGFFIKPGLLPTRFDDPSLKGIQNGLNESR is encoded by the coding sequence ATGTTGAAACAGTGGTATTTACTGGCTGTAACCTTGCTGTGTACCGCCTGCGTGTCGCAATCGCACTATGAAGATAGCGATAGTGAAAGGTGGCTAGATGAGCCAGCATACCTGCAGGCTCAAGCTATTGCTCAAGGCGATATTACATCGGCAGAGCTTGTGAGCGGGTATTTAGCTCGTATTGGTGAGTTGGATAAAAAGACAAATAGTGTCTTAGCGCTAAACCCCAATGCCTTAGCTGAAGCTAAATCAATCGATAAACAATTTGCCAGTGGAGCTGAATTAGGCCCGTTAGCCGGTATTCCAGTATTGCTAAAGGACAATATTGAAAGCGCAGAAATGCCCACAACTGCAGGTTCTATGGCGCTAATCAATAACGACACCGGACGAGACGCCCCTATTGTTGCGAAGCTAAAAGCAGCGGGCGCGATTATTTTAGGTAAAACAAATTTGTCTGAATGGGCGAATTTTCGTTCTGAATCATCGATAAGCGGTTGGAGCGCAGTAGGTGGCTTAACTCGAAACCCTCACATATTATCAAGAAGCGCATGCGGTTCGTCGTCTGGCTCGGGCGCAGCAATGTCGCTTCGATTAGCATCACTTGCCGTAGGTACTGAAACCAATGGCTCTATAATCTGCCCAGCATCTATTAACGGTGTAGTCGGCTTTAAACCAACCGTTGGTTTACTCTCAAGAACGCACATTGTACCTATTTCCTTTAGCCAAGATACGGCTGGACCAATGACCTCAAATGTTCAAGACGCATGGCTAATGACTGCTGTAATGGCTGGGGAAGATGCAAGCGATAGTGCTACTGAAAATACAGCGTCTCATCAACCTAACGTGCCTTCATCGAAAATGCTGGCAACAGATTTAAAAGGCAAACGCATTGGTGTTGTCAGGTATCGCCAGGGCGACAACCCTCACGTACTACAAGTCTACGAAAGTGCGCTAAACCAGTTAAGAGCATCGGGAGCTACGCTGGTGGACATTAGTGATTTTTCTCAGCCTGATTCCTTCTGGGCCGACTCGTACAATGTTTTACTCAGCGAGTTCCATCACAGCATCAACGAATATTTGTCGGGGTCACCAGCAGAGCTCCCTGCACGAAATTTATCTGAGCTTATTGCTTTTAACAACCAAACCGAGCGAGAGCTAGCGTTATTCAACCAAGATATTTTTGAAAAGTCGCTAGACGCGGCGTCTATTGATAGCGAAGCATATCAAAGCGCCCTTCGCCTTATTCAAGATACAGCGGGCAAAAACGGTATTGACGCATTGCTAGCAAAACACAACGTAGATGTATTGGTTGCGCCTTCAAACAGCCCTTCATTTTTAATCGACGGTGTGTATGGCGACCATTCGCCGGCTGGTTTCATTGGTATAGGCTATTTAGCCGCTGTTGCGGGCTATCCACATCTCACAGTACCGGCGGGTGAAGTGAAAGGCCTTCCAGTAGGCATTAGCTTTATCGGTGCTAAGTGGAAAGATGAAGATGTGCTAAAGATAGGTAAAGTCTTTGAAGCTAAACATGGTTTTTTCATTAAGCCAGGTCTTTTACCTACACGTTTTGATGACCCCAGCTTAAAAGGCATACAAAATGGACTAAATGAGAGCCGCTAG
- the prmA gene encoding 50S ribosomal protein L11 methyltransferase → MAWLQLRINTSSEYAESIGDMLTANGSQAVTYVDAKDTPMYEPKPGEVLLWPDTQVVGLFEADADMKGILQRLGKAKVLGPDFKYKLEPLEDKDWEREWMDNFHPMQFGERLWICPSWRDVPDPDAVNVMLDPGLAFGTGTHPTTALCLRWLDGIDMTDKTVVDFGCGSGILALAALKLGAKRVIGIDIDPQALQATKENARRNGVEDRLDVYLPEDQPELEADVVMANILSGPLLELQSVITNYCKKDGLLVLSGILAEQVTRIEDAYASDITLEPSAIDGEWARVSGKKH, encoded by the coding sequence ATGGCTTGGCTACAACTTCGAATTAATACTTCTTCTGAATACGCGGAATCAATAGGTGACATGCTAACTGCAAATGGCTCGCAGGCGGTTACCTATGTTGACGCGAAAGACACCCCAATGTACGAACCCAAGCCAGGTGAAGTGTTACTGTGGCCAGACACACAAGTAGTGGGTTTGTTTGAAGCAGATGCGGATATGAAAGGTATTCTGCAGCGCCTAGGTAAGGCGAAGGTGCTTGGTCCAGACTTCAAATACAAGCTAGAGCCGCTTGAAGACAAAGACTGGGAACGTGAATGGATGGATAACTTTCATCCCATGCAGTTTGGCGAGCGCCTTTGGATCTGCCCAAGCTGGCGTGATGTTCCAGACCCTGATGCCGTTAACGTGATGCTTGACCCGGGCCTTGCTTTTGGTACAGGCACGCACCCTACTACTGCACTTTGCCTACGTTGGTTAGACGGCATAGATATGACAGATAAAACTGTGGTCGATTTTGGCTGTGGTTCAGGTATCTTAGCCCTTGCTGCATTAAAGCTAGGCGCGAAGCGTGTTATAGGTATTGATATTGACCCGCAAGCCCTTCAAGCGACAAAAGAAAATGCGCGCCGCAATGGTGTTGAAGACCGCCTAGATGTGTATTTACCCGAAGACCAACCCGAACTAGAAGCCGATGTGGTTATGGCAAATATACTGTCAGGCCCATTACTAGAACTTCAAAGCGTCATTACTAACTATTGCAAAAAAGACGGCTTATTAGTGCTTTCTGGCATACTAGCGGAACAAGTTACTCGAATTGAAGACGCTTATGCTAGCGATATTACGCTTGAGCCCAGCGCCATTGACGGAGAATGGGCGCGAGTGTCGGGCAAAAAACACTAA
- a CDS encoding substrate-binding periplasmic protein, which translates to MRILIPFLCAVAIALPTKARELDVVVGWNKPPYVISQEHSGFEIELVRAILAEMGHTLSPIYVPFGRTARLLKDSTVDIGLTQSAAHNVDDSVLSDPYIIYQNVVVTKTQNNFVISEVSNLKGKRVIGFQTAQSVLGEEFKQALALEPMYMEMARQDRQVDMLMLDHVDAIVLDRNIFNYFKSQNSAYDKEETEFHELFPISIYRAAIPNPKLRAEFNATLHRFVADGRYQLLLDEYQLDNLLHKLPKAPAKL; encoded by the coding sequence ATGCGTATTCTTATTCCTTTTTTGTGTGCCGTTGCCATTGCTTTGCCTACTAAAGCCCGTGAATTAGACGTAGTGGTTGGCTGGAATAAGCCTCCCTATGTTATTTCACAAGAACACAGCGGTTTTGAAATTGAACTGGTAAGAGCCATATTAGCAGAAATGGGGCATACGCTTTCGCCCATCTATGTTCCATTTGGGCGTACTGCTCGGCTTCTAAAAGATAGTACTGTGGATATAGGCCTTACACAAAGCGCTGCGCACAATGTGGATGATTCTGTCCTATCCGACCCATACATTATTTATCAAAATGTTGTTGTGACAAAAACGCAAAATAACTTTGTTATCAGCGAAGTCAGTAATCTCAAAGGAAAGCGTGTCATTGGGTTTCAAACTGCGCAGTCGGTATTAGGTGAAGAGTTCAAGCAAGCATTAGCGCTAGAGCCGATGTATATGGAAATGGCAAGGCAAGACCGTCAGGTCGATATGCTCATGCTCGATCATGTGGACGCGATTGTTTTAGATAGAAACATTTTCAACTACTTCAAGTCTCAAAACAGCGCCTATGATAAAGAGGAAACAGAATTCCATGAGTTGTTTCCTATCTCAATATATCGCGCGGCTATACCTAACCCAAAGCTGAGAGCAGAGTTTAATGCAACCCTTCATCGCTTTGTTGCAGATGGTCGGTATCAATTACTGCTTGATGAATATCAGCTTGATAATCTGCTTCACAAACTGCCAAAGGCGCCCGCCAAACTGTAA
- the purH gene encoding bifunctional phosphoribosylaminoimidazolecarboxamide formyltransferase/IMP cyclohydrolase: MQTPKPIKRALLSVSDKTGILDFATALHNAGVELLSTGGTAKLLADAGLPVKEVSDHTGHPEIMAGRVKTLHPKIHGGILGRRGTDEAVMEEHNIAPIDLVVVNLYPFAATVANEDCTLEDAIENIDIGGPTMVRAAAKNHKDVTIVVNASDYARVLAEMNDNNGSLSYSTRFDLAIKAFEHTAEYDGMIANYFGARLDSAACETGCCEDSSAFPRTYNMQLTKKQDLRYGENSHQEAAFYVENDIQEASVATATQLQGKELSFNNIADTDAALECVKEFEEPACVIVKHANPCGVAIGDDILSAYDRAFKTDPTSAFGGIIAFNRELDAKTAQAIVDRQFVEVIIAPTVSDEAKEVVSAKKNVRLLACGDWAGQLTEGYDFKRVNGGLLVQERDFGMVEMEDLEVVTKRKPSEEELRDLMFCWKVAKYVKSNAIVYCKDGMTVGVGAGQMSRVYSAKIAGIKAADENLEVAGSVMASDAFFPFRDGIDAAAEAGIKAVIQPGGSMRDQEVIDAADEHGIAMVFTGMRHFRH; encoded by the coding sequence ATGCAAACACCAAAACCTATTAAACGTGCTCTCCTTAGTGTCTCTGATAAAACCGGTATCCTCGATTTCGCGACAGCGCTGCATAACGCTGGCGTAGAACTTCTGTCGACGGGCGGTACCGCGAAACTACTTGCTGATGCTGGCTTACCTGTGAAAGAAGTCTCTGATCACACAGGTCACCCAGAAATCATGGCTGGTCGTGTAAAAACTCTTCACCCTAAAATTCATGGCGGTATCCTTGGTCGTCGCGGTACCGATGAAGCGGTGATGGAAGAACACAACATTGCGCCTATCGATCTTGTGGTTGTGAACCTTTACCCATTTGCTGCAACAGTGGCAAACGAAGATTGCACGCTAGAAGATGCAATTGAAAATATTGATATCGGTGGCCCAACGATGGTGCGCGCTGCTGCAAAAAACCATAAAGATGTGACTATTGTGGTTAATGCGTCTGACTACGCGCGCGTACTTGCTGAAATGAACGACAATAACGGCTCTTTGTCTTACAGCACACGCTTCGATCTAGCCATCAAAGCATTTGAACATACAGCAGAATACGACGGCATGATTGCGAACTATTTCGGTGCCCGTTTAGATAGTGCTGCATGCGAAACAGGTTGTTGTGAAGATAGCAGCGCATTCCCGCGTACTTACAACATGCAGCTTACTAAGAAGCAAGACCTTCGCTATGGCGAAAATAGCCATCAAGAAGCGGCCTTCTATGTAGAAAACGATATTCAAGAAGCGTCTGTGGCTACCGCTACTCAGCTTCAAGGTAAAGAGCTATCGTTTAACAACATTGCTGATACCGATGCTGCGCTAGAGTGCGTGAAAGAATTCGAAGAGCCAGCATGTGTAATCGTTAAGCACGCTAACCCGTGTGGTGTTGCTATTGGCGATGATATTTTAAGTGCCTACGATCGTGCGTTCAAAACTGACCCAACGTCAGCATTCGGTGGCATTATCGCGTTTAACCGCGAGCTTGATGCAAAAACGGCACAAGCCATTGTTGACCGTCAATTCGTAGAAGTCATTATTGCACCAACGGTAAGCGATGAAGCGAAAGAAGTAGTAAGCGCGAAGAAAAATGTGCGCCTTCTAGCGTGTGGCGACTGGGCTGGTCAGCTAACAGAAGGTTATGACTTTAAACGCGTAAACGGCGGTTTATTAGTACAAGAGCGCGACTTCGGCATGGTTGAAATGGAAGACCTTGAAGTAGTGACTAAGCGTAAGCCTAGCGAAGAAGAACTGCGCGACCTTATGTTCTGCTGGAAGGTAGCAAAATACGTGAAGTCTAACGCGATTGTTTACTGCAAAGACGGTATGACAGTCGGTGTTGGCGCAGGTCAAATGAGTCGCGTTTATTCTGCAAAAATTGCCGGCATTAAAGCAGCTGATGAGAACCTTGAAGTGGCTGGTTCTGTTATGGCGTCTGACGCTTTCTTCCCATTCCGTGACGGCATTGATGCAGCAGCGGAAGCTGGCATTAAGGCAGTAATTCAGCCTGGCGGTTCTATGCGCGACCAAGAAGTGATTGATGCCGCTGACGAACACGGCATTGCTATGGTGTTTACGGGCATGCGTCACTTCCGTCACTAA
- the fis gene encoding DNA-binding transcriptional regulator Fis, whose amino-acid sequence MFDQNVTSPFTTTVTTPSQTQAQKPLRDSVKQAVNKYLKQLDNANIDNLYEMVLAEVEAPLLEEVMTYTRGNQTRAAIMMGINRGTLRKKLKQYGMN is encoded by the coding sequence ATGTTCGATCAAAACGTGACTTCACCTTTTACTACTACAGTAACTACGCCTTCACAAACGCAAGCTCAAAAGCCACTGCGTGACTCTGTAAAGCAAGCGGTTAACAAGTACCTTAAGCAATTGGATAACGCAAACATCGATAACCTGTACGAAATGGTACTGGCTGAAGTTGAAGCGCCGCTGCTAGAAGAAGTCATGACTTACACACGCGGCAATCAAACCCGCGCTGCCATCATGATGGGTATCAACCGTGGCACACTTCGCAAGAAGCTTAAGCAATACGGCATGAACTAA